The proteins below come from a single Arthrobacter sp. B1I2 genomic window:
- a CDS encoding FAD-binding monooxygenase, which yields MQFHHHGYVSGDPRLQPAAGVGINRPEELPEEVDVLIVGTGPAGMLAAAQLSRFPNITTRIIERRPGRLAIGQADGIQARSVETFQAFGFAERIIAEAYRITEMAFWKPDPANHANIIRTARAVDDEMGISEFPHLIVNQARVLDYFAEYMANAPTRMKPDYGYDFQGLEVTDGGDYPNKVRLVHTSGPKEGQERIVRAKYVVGADGARSKVRQAIGCTLAGDQANHAWGVMDALAVTDFPDIRTKCAIQGAEGSILLIPREGGHLFRMYVDLGEVDPTSHHAVRDTSIEEIIAKANAILHPYTLDVRNIAWHSVYEVGHRLTDRFDDVLPGDRGTRAPRVFITGDACHTHSAKAGQGMNVSMQDGFNLAWKLGHVLEGRSPESLLSTYSEERQVVAKNLIDFDKEWSTMMAKKPEEFEHPSDLEDFYVQTAEFPAGFMTQYAPSLIVGSSDHQDLATGFPVGKRFKSAPVVRVGDTNPIHLGHHATADGRWRIYVFADAAPAGAHSAVADFAEWVATAPDSPLAATPSDADPDAWFDVKVIYQQPHTAVDINAVPAVFKPQVGPFKLTDYEKVYASDPKADIFDLRGLDRNGVVVVVRPDQYVANVLPLTATGELGAFFAPLLKAAPSAPRQAVAATAR from the coding sequence GTGCAGTTCCACCACCACGGATACGTATCCGGTGACCCGCGCCTCCAGCCAGCGGCCGGCGTCGGCATCAACCGCCCCGAGGAGCTTCCGGAGGAAGTGGATGTACTCATCGTGGGCACCGGCCCGGCGGGCATGCTCGCGGCCGCCCAGCTCTCCCGCTTCCCAAACATCACCACCCGCATCATCGAACGCCGGCCGGGGAGGCTGGCGATCGGCCAGGCGGACGGGATCCAGGCGCGCAGCGTGGAGACCTTCCAGGCCTTTGGTTTCGCGGAGCGGATCATCGCCGAGGCGTACCGGATCACCGAGATGGCCTTCTGGAAGCCGGACCCCGCCAACCATGCCAACATCATCCGGACCGCCCGCGCCGTGGACGACGAAATGGGCATCAGCGAATTCCCGCACCTGATCGTCAACCAGGCCCGCGTGCTGGACTACTTCGCCGAGTACATGGCCAATGCGCCCACCCGGATGAAGCCTGACTACGGCTACGACTTCCAGGGGCTCGAGGTCACCGACGGCGGCGACTACCCGAACAAGGTGCGGCTCGTCCACACATCCGGCCCCAAGGAGGGCCAGGAGCGCATTGTCCGCGCCAAGTACGTGGTGGGTGCCGACGGCGCGCGAAGCAAAGTGCGCCAGGCGATCGGCTGCACGCTGGCGGGCGACCAGGCCAACCACGCCTGGGGCGTCATGGACGCGCTCGCCGTCACGGACTTCCCGGACATCCGCACCAAGTGCGCCATCCAGGGGGCCGAGGGCAGCATCCTGCTCATTCCCCGCGAGGGCGGGCATCTGTTCCGCATGTATGTGGACCTGGGCGAAGTGGACCCCACCAGCCACCATGCAGTCCGGGACACCTCCATTGAGGAGATCATCGCCAAGGCCAATGCAATCCTCCACCCCTACACGCTGGACGTGCGCAACATCGCGTGGCACAGCGTGTACGAGGTGGGCCACCGGCTCACGGACAGGTTCGACGACGTCCTGCCGGGGGACCGGGGAACACGCGCCCCGCGGGTGTTCATCACCGGCGACGCCTGCCACACCCACAGCGCCAAGGCCGGCCAGGGCATGAACGTCTCCATGCAGGACGGGTTCAACCTCGCCTGGAAGCTGGGACACGTCCTGGAGGGCCGCAGCCCGGAAAGCCTGCTGAGCACCTACTCTGAGGAGCGGCAGGTGGTGGCCAAGAACCTGATCGACTTCGACAAGGAGTGGTCCACCATGATGGCCAAGAAGCCCGAGGAGTTCGAGCACCCCTCCGACCTCGAGGACTTCTACGTGCAGACTGCCGAGTTCCCGGCCGGCTTCATGACCCAGTACGCGCCGTCCCTAATTGTTGGCAGCAGCGACCATCAGGACCTCGCCACCGGCTTCCCCGTGGGCAAACGCTTCAAGTCGGCACCCGTGGTCCGCGTGGGGGACACCAACCCCATCCACCTGGGCCACCACGCCACCGCTGACGGGCGCTGGCGGATCTACGTCTTCGCCGACGCCGCACCGGCCGGTGCGCACTCAGCTGTGGCGGACTTCGCCGAGTGGGTCGCGACGGCGCCTGACTCGCCGCTTGCCGCCACGCCGTCGGACGCTGATCCCGATGCCTGGTTCGACGTGAAGGTCATCTACCAGCAGCCGCACACCGCCGTCGACATCAACGCCGTGCCGGCCGTCTTCAAGCCGCAGGTGGGCCCATTCAAGCTGACGGACTACGAAAAGGTGTACGCCTCGGATCCCAAGGCGGACATTTTCGACCTGCGCGGACTGGACCGAAACGGCGTTGTGGTGGTGGTCCGCCCCGACCAGTACGTGGCGAACGTCCTGCCGCTGACGGCCACGGGTGAGCTCGGCGCCTTCTTTGCGCCGCTGCTGAAGGCGGCACCTTCGGCGCCGCGTCAGGCCGTGGCTGCAACCGCCCGGTAG
- a CDS encoding prephenate dehydratase, which produces MASKIAYQGEPGANSNIACQQMFPDMESVPCASFEDAFELVTSGEADLAMIPIENSIAGRVADIHILLPQSNLQIVGEYFLPIHFDLLGIPGSTIEGATEVHSHIHALGQCRNLIRGHGLKPVIAGDTAGSAREVAEWNDPRKLSLAPPLAAQIYGLEVLASRVEDDPSNTTRFVVLARETALPARKDLPGPAVTSFVFRVRNVPSALYKALGGFATNGVNMTRLESYMVGNEFAATMFMADVEGHPEDLPLKLALEELDFFTTEVRILGVYPAADYRAVAATA; this is translated from the coding sequence TCCAATATCGCGTGTCAGCAGATGTTCCCGGACATGGAAAGCGTCCCGTGCGCCAGTTTTGAGGATGCCTTCGAGCTGGTAACCAGCGGCGAAGCGGACCTGGCCATGATTCCCATCGAGAACTCCATTGCCGGCCGGGTGGCGGACATCCACATCCTGCTCCCGCAGTCCAACCTGCAGATCGTGGGCGAATACTTCCTGCCCATCCACTTCGACCTGCTGGGCATCCCGGGCAGCACCATTGAGGGCGCCACGGAGGTCCACAGCCACATCCACGCCCTGGGCCAGTGCCGGAACCTGATCCGCGGGCACGGCCTCAAGCCGGTGATCGCGGGCGACACGGCGGGCTCCGCCCGGGAAGTGGCCGAGTGGAACGATCCCCGCAAGCTCTCCCTGGCTCCTCCTCTCGCAGCGCAGATTTACGGCCTCGAGGTGCTGGCTTCCCGCGTGGAGGATGACCCCTCCAACACAACGCGTTTTGTGGTCCTTGCCCGGGAAACGGCTCTGCCGGCCCGGAAGGATCTTCCCGGACCGGCAGTCACCAGCTTTGTGTTCCGCGTCCGCAACGTCCCCTCCGCGCTGTACAAGGCGCTGGGCGGCTTTGCCACCAACGGCGTGAACATGACGCGGCTGGAGAGCTACATGGTGGGCAACGAGTTCGCCGCCACCATGTTCATGGCCGACGTCGAAGGCCACCCCGAGGACCTGCCGCTGAAGCTGGCCCTCGAGGAACTGGACTTCTTCACCACGGAAGTGCGGATCCTCGGCGTGTACCCGGCGGCGGACTACCGGGCGGTTGCAGCCACGGCCTGA